In the Kribbella sp. NBC_00482 genome, one interval contains:
- a CDS encoding helix-turn-helix transcriptional regulator: MSARKEMPGRMLRLLSLLQSRREWSGHELADRLGVTERTVRRDVERLRSLDYPVTGTTGTAGGYRLGSGTHLPPLQLDDDEAIAVALGLVGAAGGGVSGMAESSMSALAKLEQVLPVRLRPQLAAVSSAAEAIPRPGVPQVDPGVLAVLARCCRNHEIVAFDYHGRRRGTTRRRVEPHQLLTMSGRWYLLAFDPERDDWRIFRVDRIASVAPVLHRFTPRVVDGPSYLLESFVSAQYEHTIVLTVDASSVDVTSTFEGVIRGIVEPLGPSSCKVRFSADTPGLLLTQVAAIAHLGSFTVDQATPATAALITKAGERLTHAFAGFS; encoded by the coding sequence ATGAGCGCTCGCAAAGAGATGCCCGGCCGGATGCTGCGGCTGCTGTCGCTGCTGCAGAGCCGGCGCGAGTGGTCGGGTCACGAGCTCGCCGACCGGCTCGGCGTCACCGAGCGCACGGTGCGGCGGGACGTCGAACGGCTCCGGTCCCTCGACTACCCGGTGACCGGCACGACCGGCACCGCGGGCGGGTACCGACTCGGCTCCGGGACGCATCTGCCACCGCTGCAGCTGGACGACGACGAGGCGATCGCTGTCGCGCTCGGACTGGTGGGCGCGGCCGGCGGCGGTGTCAGCGGGATGGCGGAGAGCTCGATGAGTGCGCTGGCCAAGCTGGAGCAGGTGCTGCCCGTGCGCCTCCGGCCCCAGCTCGCGGCGGTGAGCTCGGCAGCGGAGGCGATCCCCCGGCCCGGCGTACCGCAGGTCGATCCGGGAGTTCTCGCTGTACTCGCGCGCTGCTGCCGGAACCACGAGATCGTTGCCTTCGACTACCACGGCCGCCGGCGCGGTACGACGCGACGCCGGGTCGAGCCGCATCAGCTGCTGACGATGTCGGGCCGGTGGTACCTGCTCGCGTTCGACCCCGAGCGCGACGACTGGCGAATCTTCCGCGTCGACCGGATCGCTTCCGTGGCTCCCGTGTTGCACCGCTTCACGCCACGGGTGGTGGACGGGCCCTCGTACCTGCTCGAGTCGTTCGTGTCGGCGCAGTACGAACACACGATCGTTCTGACGGTGGACGCGTCGTCGGTCGACGTGACCTCGACCTTCGAAGGTGTCATCCGAGGCATCGTCGAACCGCTCGGCCCTTCGTCGTGCAAGGTCCGCTTCAGCGCGGACACCCCCGGCCTACTGCTGACGCAGGTAGCCGCGATCGCACACCTCGGTTCCTTCACCGTCGACCAGGCGACGCCGGCAACCGCCGCACTCATCACCAAGGCCGGCGAACGCCTCACGCACGCGTTCGCCGGGTTCTCCTAG
- a CDS encoding DoxX family protein gives MIPLVLILGAVGFRAVGALGVRRFTTWPVAAAHAMAVMLALTASAHFVPASVTVMPNHADMVRMVPPFLPYADALVYLTGVLELLGAAGLVITRTRKPAGYALAALFVGLLPANIHAAVADVPFAGGEASPLWQRIPEQILYLAVALWVARTSRAAAPVREEVYA, from the coding sequence ATGATCCCGCTCGTACTGATCCTCGGGGCCGTCGGCTTCCGGGCCGTGGGCGCGCTCGGCGTCCGGCGGTTCACGACCTGGCCGGTCGCCGCGGCGCACGCGATGGCGGTGATGCTCGCGCTGACCGCGAGCGCCCACTTCGTGCCGGCGAGCGTGACGGTGATGCCCAACCACGCCGACATGGTGCGGATGGTCCCGCCGTTCCTGCCGTACGCCGACGCGCTCGTCTACCTGACCGGCGTACTCGAACTGCTCGGTGCCGCCGGCCTGGTGATCACCCGGACCCGAAAGCCGGCCGGATACGCGCTGGCCGCGCTCTTCGTCGGACTGCTGCCGGCCAACATCCACGCCGCAGTCGCAGATGTGCCGTTCGCCGGCGGCGAGGCGTCCCCGCTCTGGCAGCGCATCCCCGAACAGATCCTGTACCTCGCCGTTGCCCTCTGGGTAGCGCGCACGTCCCGCGCCGCCGCGCCTGTCAGAGAAGAGGTCTACGCATGA
- a CDS encoding MerR family transcriptional regulator — protein sequence MRIGELSRATDVPVPTIKYYLREGLLPAGELSSPNQASYGDTHVRRLRLIRALIELAQVPVATVKEILESLDSDTEPLHEQIGRAHRALTPTRRLSATDEARTAATAQVTGLIADRGWSVDPEAPALATLIDTVAALRTLGQDNLVAHLDTYADAVERFTQLEIDAVTTNPTRDQLAGSVVIGTILGETLIASLHLLAQESISADRWKNNYPSWAMSTNRE from the coding sequence ATGCGAATCGGGGAACTCAGCAGGGCCACCGACGTCCCGGTGCCGACGATCAAGTACTACCTGCGCGAAGGCCTGCTACCCGCCGGCGAGCTCAGCAGCCCGAACCAGGCGTCGTACGGCGACACCCACGTCCGCCGGCTCCGCCTGATCCGCGCACTGATCGAACTCGCACAGGTCCCGGTCGCCACGGTGAAGGAGATCCTCGAGTCGCTCGACTCCGACACCGAGCCTCTGCACGAACAGATCGGCCGTGCCCATCGCGCACTCACGCCAACTCGCCGCCTGTCCGCCACCGACGAGGCGCGGACCGCTGCCACCGCGCAGGTCACCGGCCTGATCGCCGACCGCGGCTGGTCCGTCGACCCCGAGGCACCCGCACTCGCGACGCTCATCGACACGGTCGCCGCGCTCCGCACGCTCGGCCAGGACAACCTCGTCGCCCACCTCGACACCTACGCCGACGCGGTCGAACGCTTCACCCAACTCGAGATCGACGCCGTCACCACGAACCCCACCCGCGACCAACTCGCCGGATCGGTTGTCATCGGCACCATCCTCGGCGAAACCCTGATCGCCTCCCTACACCTCCTCGCCCAGGAGTCAATCTCCGCCGACCGCTGGAAGAACAACTACCCGTCGTGGGCCATGTCCACGAATCGTGAGTAG
- the dnaB gene encoding replicative DNA helicase, whose amino-acid sequence MSVAEFRGGQDGGHEERRPEMGFDRTPPQDLAAEQCVLGAMMLSKDAIADVIENLRSTDFYRPAHEAVFDAITDLYARGEPADAITVAAELNKRGEMTRIGGAPYVHTLVASVPLAANASYYAHIVREKAILRRLVEAGTKIVQLGYAGEGEVDDVVDEAQAEIYSVTEKRTAEDYAPLKDIMEGALDEIEAIDSRGDAMVGVPTGFTDLDELTNGLHPGQMIIVAARPAMGKALALDTPLPTPAGWTTMAEVAVGDQLLDAEGLPTTVVAATEVMVDRPCFRLSFSDGSTIVADAEHQWRVEDGGRPVVCTTADLYTAMSVSPGLTPPIPGSAPRQITGHGFPAALHGEGDRRLEWVDPVDSVPVRCVEVDNADHLYLAGKTMIPTHNSTLGLDFARSCSIKHGLTSCIFSLEMSRNEITMRLLSAEAKVPLHHMRNGKMTDEDWARLARKMGEVSEAPLFIDDSPNLTMMEIRAKARRLKQRHDLKLIVIDYLQLMTSGKKVESRQLEVSEFSRSIKLLAKELELPVVAICQLNRGSEQRSDKRPMASDLRESGSLEQDADVVLLLHREDAYERESTRPGEADFIVAKHRNGPTADVVVAFQGHYSRFVDMAHDG is encoded by the coding sequence GTGAGCGTGGCGGAGTTCCGCGGGGGCCAGGACGGCGGCCACGAAGAGCGGCGTCCGGAGATGGGCTTCGACCGCACCCCTCCCCAGGATCTCGCGGCCGAGCAGTGTGTGCTCGGCGCGATGATGCTGAGCAAGGATGCGATCGCCGATGTGATCGAGAATCTGCGCAGTACGGACTTCTACCGGCCGGCGCACGAGGCCGTCTTCGACGCGATCACCGACCTGTATGCGCGGGGCGAGCCCGCCGACGCGATCACGGTCGCGGCCGAGCTCAACAAGCGCGGCGAGATGACCCGGATCGGCGGCGCGCCGTATGTGCACACCCTGGTCGCGTCCGTCCCGCTCGCGGCCAACGCCAGCTACTACGCGCACATCGTCCGGGAGAAGGCGATCCTGCGCCGCCTGGTCGAGGCCGGCACCAAGATCGTCCAGCTCGGGTACGCCGGTGAGGGCGAGGTCGACGACGTCGTCGACGAGGCGCAGGCGGAGATCTACTCCGTCACCGAGAAGCGGACCGCCGAGGACTACGCGCCGCTGAAGGACATCATGGAGGGCGCCCTCGACGAGATCGAGGCGATCGACTCCCGCGGTGACGCGATGGTCGGCGTACCGACCGGGTTCACCGACCTGGACGAGCTGACCAACGGCCTGCACCCCGGCCAGATGATCATCGTCGCCGCCCGTCCCGCGATGGGGAAGGCGCTCGCGCTCGACACCCCGCTGCCGACGCCGGCCGGCTGGACCACGATGGCCGAGGTCGCGGTCGGCGACCAGTTGCTGGACGCCGAAGGGCTGCCGACCACGGTGGTCGCGGCGACCGAGGTGATGGTGGACCGGCCGTGCTTCCGGCTGTCGTTCTCCGACGGCAGCACGATCGTCGCCGACGCCGAGCACCAGTGGCGCGTCGAGGACGGTGGCCGCCCGGTGGTCTGCACGACCGCCGACCTGTACACGGCGATGTCGGTGAGTCCCGGGCTGACACCGCCGATCCCCGGGTCGGCGCCGCGGCAGATCACCGGACACGGCTTCCCGGCCGCGCTGCACGGCGAGGGCGATCGGCGGCTCGAGTGGGTCGACCCGGTCGACAGCGTGCCGGTGCGGTGCGTCGAGGTCGACAACGCCGACCATCTGTACCTGGCCGGCAAGACGATGATCCCGACCCACAACTCCACCCTCGGCCTGGACTTCGCCCGGTCCTGCTCGATCAAGCACGGCCTGACCTCGTGCATCTTCTCGCTGGAGATGAGCCGCAACGAGATCACCATGCGACTGCTGTCGGCGGAGGCGAAGGTCCCGCTGCACCACATGCGCAACGGCAAGATGACCGACGAGGACTGGGCCCGCCTGGCCCGCAAGATGGGCGAGGTCTCCGAGGCCCCGCTGTTCATCGACGACTCGCCGAACCTGACGATGATGGAGATCCGCGCGAAGGCCCGCCGCCTGAAACAGCGCCACGACCTCAAACTGATCGTCATCGACTACCTCCAGCTGATGACGTCCGGCAAGAAGGTCGAGTCCCGCCAGCTCGAAGTCTCCGAGTTCTCCCGCTCCATCAAGCTCCTCGCCAAGGAGCTGGAGCTCCCGGTAGTCGCCATCTGTCAGCTCAACCGAGGCTCCGAACAACGCTCCGACAAACGCCCCATGGCCTCCGACCTCCGCGAATCGGGCTCGCTGGAGCAGGACGCCGACGTCGTCCTCCTGTTGCACCGCGAGGACGCCTACGAACGTGAGTCGACCCGGCCGGGCGAGGCGGACTTCATCGTCGCCAAGCACCGCAACGGGCCGACGGCGGATGTGGTGGTCGCCTTCCAGGGCCACTACTCACGATTCGTGGACATGGCCCACGACGGGTAG
- a CDS encoding MATE family efflux transporter: protein MRGRRWVGEQDREILRLAVPAFFALVSEPLMLLADSAIVGHLGTPQLAALGVAGTILQTLVGICVFLAYGTTSAVARRIGAGDHKGALAQGIDGLWLALLLGVVLALLGLALAPQAIAAFDPSPEVADHAVTYLRISCFGIPSMLLLLAATGVLRGLQDTKTPMVVAISANLANIGLNVLLVYGLHLDIAGSALGTALAQTGAGVALVVVVVRGARRDGAKLRPDRPGILASAQMGVPLVVRTLTLRAAIILLTFVATALGTTSVAAHQVAFTLWSFLALALDAIAIAAQALTGRALGAGDVAGTRAITRRMMWWGLFSGLIGGLALWGLRDVYVPWFTSDPEVRRTLAAILIVSALWQPINGVVFVLDGVLIGAGDGRYLAAAGIVALVLYVPLALAVLWLGGGIVALWWAFGGYMLLRFLTLTTRERRDTWLVTGATR, encoded by the coding sequence GTGAGAGGTCGACGATGGGTGGGCGAACAGGACCGGGAGATCCTCCGGCTGGCCGTGCCGGCGTTCTTCGCCCTGGTGTCCGAGCCGCTGATGCTGCTCGCGGACTCTGCGATCGTCGGTCACCTGGGCACACCGCAGCTCGCCGCGCTCGGCGTCGCCGGGACCATCCTGCAGACCCTCGTCGGCATCTGCGTCTTCCTCGCGTACGGCACCACGTCCGCGGTCGCGCGCCGGATCGGCGCCGGCGACCACAAGGGCGCGCTGGCCCAGGGCATCGACGGACTCTGGCTGGCGTTGCTCCTGGGCGTCGTACTCGCACTCCTCGGGCTGGCGCTCGCGCCGCAGGCCATCGCAGCGTTCGACCCATCGCCGGAGGTAGCCGACCACGCAGTGACGTACCTGCGGATCTCCTGCTTCGGCATCCCGTCGATGCTGCTCCTGCTCGCCGCCACCGGCGTACTGCGGGGTCTGCAGGACACGAAGACCCCGATGGTCGTCGCGATCAGCGCCAACCTGGCCAACATCGGGCTGAACGTCCTGCTGGTGTACGGACTCCACCTGGACATCGCGGGCTCCGCTCTGGGTACGGCGCTCGCGCAGACCGGCGCCGGCGTCGCGCTGGTCGTGGTGGTGGTCCGTGGCGCCCGCCGCGACGGCGCCAAGCTCCGCCCCGATCGCCCCGGGATCCTCGCGTCCGCGCAGATGGGCGTCCCGCTCGTCGTCCGCACGCTGACGCTTCGCGCGGCGATCATCCTGCTCACGTTCGTCGCCACAGCCCTGGGTACGACGTCCGTCGCGGCCCACCAGGTCGCTTTCACGCTCTGGTCGTTCCTCGCGCTCGCCCTGGACGCCATCGCGATCGCCGCGCAGGCGCTCACCGGCCGTGCGCTGGGCGCCGGCGACGTCGCGGGGACCCGCGCGATCACCCGCCGGATGATGTGGTGGGGCCTGTTCTCCGGGCTGATCGGCGGCCTCGCGCTCTGGGGCCTGCGCGACGTCTACGTCCCGTGGTTCACCAGCGACCCCGAGGTACGTCGTACGCTCGCCGCCATCCTGATCGTGTCCGCGCTGTGGCAGCCGATCAACGGGGTCGTGTTCGTGCTGGACGGTGTACTGATCGGCGCCGGGGACGGACGGTACCTCGCAGCCGCCGGAATCGTCGCGCTCGTGCTGTACGTCCCCCTGGCGCTGGCGGTGCTCTGGCTCGGCGGCGGGATCGTGGCGCTGTGGTGGGCGTTCGGCGGGTACATGCTGCTGCGATTCCTCACGCTCACCACGCGTGAGCGCCGCGACACCTGGCTGGTCACCGGGGCTACTCGCTGA
- a CDS encoding YrdB family protein, translating into MSRFWVGGNLLLAFLAELVALGIFAWWGWSAGGSTFDRWVLVVLLPLATAVVWGQFAAPTAPRGTPVRRWTVKVLVFGLAGAALWSLGHPLLAMGFVVVVAANLLIIHTQKLQP; encoded by the coding sequence GTGTCCCGATTTTGGGTGGGGGGCAACCTGCTGCTGGCGTTCCTCGCCGAGCTGGTTGCCCTAGGCATCTTCGCGTGGTGGGGCTGGAGTGCCGGCGGCTCGACATTCGACCGCTGGGTGCTGGTGGTCCTGCTGCCGCTGGCGACCGCGGTGGTGTGGGGACAGTTCGCGGCACCGACCGCGCCTCGCGGTACGCCGGTCCGGCGATGGACCGTGAAGGTCCTCGTGTTCGGCCTGGCGGGTGCCGCCCTGTGGAGCCTGGGGCACCCGCTGCTCGCCATGGGGTTCGTCGTGGTGGTCGCAGCTAACCTGCTGATCATCCACACGCAGAAACTGCAGCCCTAG
- a CDS encoding DUF4913 domain-containing protein: protein MDGEQELFYPHVAAFVEDRLIYLYTRRLGQQFIWCPEWYRHAEALSRLDSIWRAWEHLRLDPATGMSVWWRDHADPHMMSLLDPDGPFAACRNNQHTDYPIPPLPVQEPPAGLFFDQRQPNIRGI, encoded by the coding sequence GTGGATGGTGAGCAGGAGCTGTTCTACCCGCACGTCGCGGCGTTCGTGGAAGACCGGCTCATCTACCTCTACACGCGCCGGCTCGGGCAGCAGTTCATCTGGTGCCCCGAGTGGTACCGGCACGCGGAGGCGCTGAGCCGCCTGGACTCGATCTGGCGCGCTTGGGAGCACCTGCGACTGGACCCGGCCACCGGTATGTCGGTCTGGTGGCGTGACCATGCGGACCCGCACATGATGTCGCTGCTGGACCCGGACGGCCCGTTCGCGGCCTGCCGGAACAACCAGCACACCGACTACCCGATCCCGCCGCTCCCGGTGCAGGAGCCACCGGCCGGCCTGTTCTTCGACCAGCGGCAGCCCAACATCCGCGGGATCTAG
- a CDS encoding type IV secretory system conjugative DNA transfer family protein: MAQGKKSTGPGAISPEAVLIFVIVGAVALVVFSMWGALKVASAINGSRTPGNPFDAIVDLSKGNLEWSGAATGILVVEIVVLLGLVGGGWMFFRNRERSIGRVDRQAQLMSKRSEIYKLTREGAQEKANQLGAGHAGPGILIGRTVRDNLEVFGNWEDMHVDIWGPRTGKTTSRAVPAILDAPGCVVATSNKRDIVDATRGPRSEKGPLWVFDPQEVCEEPPNWWWNPLTYITDETKARELAEHFVASQRQVGAQTDAFFDAAGTDLLAGLLLAAAVAKRPITQVYSWLADQRNDEPERILRNTPGLQLSADALSGVINAPDKQRAGVYGTAQQSAQFLVNRKVTRWVIPNGPNDNRPQFNPHEFVRQGGTLYSLSKEGAGTAGPLVTALTVAVVEAAEQFARGCPMGRMPSPLVGVLDEAANVCRWKNLPDLYSHFGSRGIVLMTILQSWAQGQECWGDHGMQKLWGAANIRVYGGGAADSSFLENLSKMIGDYDISSSSVSYNEGKRGTSQQVQRHNIMEVSDLASMPPGRAVVFPSGIPATLVKTVPWFTRPDAGAVKASLAKYDPGAAANVPVSNNPWVASSTQAPPQRGPERPVWEQNEGDNRGGW, from the coding sequence ATGGCGCAGGGCAAGAAAAGCACCGGCCCGGGTGCGATCTCACCCGAGGCCGTCCTGATCTTCGTGATCGTCGGCGCGGTCGCGCTGGTGGTCTTCTCGATGTGGGGCGCGCTGAAGGTCGCGTCCGCGATCAACGGCTCGCGGACGCCCGGGAACCCGTTCGACGCGATCGTCGACCTGTCGAAGGGGAATCTGGAGTGGTCCGGCGCGGCCACCGGCATCCTGGTCGTCGAGATCGTGGTGCTGCTCGGCCTGGTCGGCGGCGGGTGGATGTTCTTCCGGAACCGGGAGCGCTCGATCGGCCGGGTCGACCGGCAGGCGCAGCTGATGTCGAAGCGGTCCGAGATCTACAAGCTCACCCGCGAAGGCGCGCAGGAGAAGGCGAACCAGCTCGGCGCCGGGCACGCGGGTCCGGGCATCCTGATCGGCCGGACCGTCCGGGACAACCTCGAGGTCTTCGGCAACTGGGAAGACATGCACGTCGACATCTGGGGTCCCCGAACCGGTAAGACCACGTCGCGCGCGGTGCCGGCGATCCTGGACGCACCCGGCTGTGTCGTCGCCACCTCGAACAAGCGGGACATCGTCGACGCGACCCGCGGGCCGCGTTCGGAGAAGGGCCCGCTGTGGGTGTTCGACCCGCAGGAGGTCTGCGAGGAGCCGCCGAACTGGTGGTGGAACCCGCTGACCTACATCACCGACGAGACCAAGGCGCGTGAGCTGGCGGAGCACTTCGTCGCCTCGCAGCGCCAGGTGGGTGCCCAGACCGACGCGTTCTTCGACGCCGCCGGTACGGACCTGCTGGCCGGCCTGCTGCTCGCGGCCGCGGTCGCCAAGCGCCCGATCACCCAGGTCTACAGCTGGCTGGCCGACCAGCGCAACGACGAGCCGGAGCGGATCCTGCGCAACACCCCCGGTCTGCAGTTGTCCGCGGACGCCCTGTCCGGCGTCATCAACGCGCCGGACAAGCAGCGCGCCGGTGTCTACGGCACGGCCCAGCAGAGTGCCCAGTTCCTGGTCAACCGCAAGGTGACCCGCTGGGTCATCCCGAACGGCCCGAACGACAACCGGCCGCAGTTCAACCCGCACGAGTTCGTCCGCCAGGGCGGCACGCTGTACAGCCTGTCCAAGGAAGGCGCCGGTACGGCGGGCCCGTTGGTCACCGCGCTGACGGTCGCCGTCGTGGAAGCGGCGGAGCAGTTCGCCCGCGGTTGCCCGATGGGCCGGATGCCCAGCCCGCTGGTCGGCGTACTCGACGAGGCCGCCAACGTGTGCCGGTGGAAGAACCTGCCCGACCTGTACTCGCACTTCGGTTCCCGCGGCATCGTGCTGATGACGATCCTGCAGTCCTGGGCGCAGGGTCAGGAGTGCTGGGGCGACCACGGCATGCAGAAGCTCTGGGGCGCGGCCAACATCCGGGTGTACGGCGGTGGCGCCGCCGACTCGTCCTTCCTCGAGAACCTGAGCAAGATGATCGGCGACTACGACATCAGCTCGAGCTCGGTGTCGTACAACGAGGGCAAGCGGGGCACCAGCCAGCAGGTCCAGCGGCACAACATCATGGAGGTCTCCGACCTCGCCTCGATGCCGCCCGGTCGCGCGGTCGTGTTCCCGTCCGGGATCCCGGCCACGCTGGTGAAGACGGTCCCGTGGTTCACCCGGCCGGACGCCGGTGCGGTGAAGGCGTCGCTGGCGAAGTACGATCCGGGAGCGGCTGCGAACGTTCCGGTGAGCAACAACCCGTGGGTGGCTTCCAGCACCCAGGCACCTCCGCAGCGTGGTCCGGAGCGACCGGTCTGGGAGCAGAACGAGGGAGACAACCGCGGTGGATGGTGA